A region of Candidatus Acidiferrales bacterium DNA encodes the following proteins:
- a CDS encoding DUF4180 domain-containing protein — protein MKYSLKETKEDYSYFEITGIYSLDEGKKMIEEIYNHCMENKIHKLLVDITKKDGIIPNFDRFVLGELIAKLFSFRIKLAVIGKKDQINKFSETVAHNRGSQLFIFSDKTEALEWLMK, from the coding sequence ATGAAATATAGCTTAAAAGAAACCAAAGAGGATTACTCATACTTTGAGATTACCGGCATTTATTCCCTGGACGAAGGGAAGAAAATGATTGAAGAAATATATAATCACTGTATGGAAAACAAGATTCACAAACTGCTTGTCGATATCACGAAGAAGGACGGAATTATACCGAATTTCGATCGCTTTGTTCTTGGAGAGTTGATAGCGAAGTTGTTTTCTTTCAGGATAAAATTGGCGGTGATAGGTAAAAAAGATCAGATCAACAAATTTTCTGAAACCGTTGCACACAACAGAGGGTCGCAATTATTTATTTTCTCTGACAAAACCGAGGCTCTTGAATGGCTGATGAAATAA
- a CDS encoding sulfite exporter TauE/SafE family protein translates to MLLSYLLMFLIAVFAGFFGALVGIGGGIVIVPALSVIFHLPIHTAIAASIVSVIATSIAGARSYVDQQITNVRLGMFLEISTTLGALLGALIGVMVRGWVLALTFAALVFYMAIISFRTRKTEDKMIRAGVYGEGVSSDTISLSLRLAGNYHDAAMQTEVNYMATRTVEGSLISSFAGIASGMLGVGGGIIKVAAMNSLMGIPMKVAVATSKFMIGVTAAISAVVYFIAGGINFYVVAPVALGTMLGATLGSAVMNKLRSRVIKTIFFVLMLYLGYQMLARGLSSGFGINLPGTL, encoded by the coding sequence ATGCTCCTGTCGTATCTCCTGATGTTTCTCATAGCGGTCTTTGCAGGATTTTTCGGTGCCCTTGTCGGAATCGGCGGAGGGATCGTAATCGTCCCTGCATTGTCGGTCATCTTCCACCTTCCTATCCACACGGCGATTGCCGCGAGCATAGTTTCAGTGATCGCCACCTCGATCGCCGGCGCGCGCTCGTACGTGGATCAGCAAATTACAAACGTGCGGCTCGGTATGTTTCTTGAAATTTCGACCACGCTTGGCGCACTACTCGGAGCGCTGATCGGCGTCATGGTACGCGGCTGGGTTCTTGCTTTGACATTTGCCGCGCTGGTTTTTTACATGGCGATAATTTCGTTCAGGACTCGTAAAACCGAAGACAAAATGATTCGGGCCGGCGTCTATGGCGAAGGAGTTTCCAGCGACACAATTTCATTATCTCTTAGATTGGCAGGCAACTATCATGATGCCGCGATGCAGACGGAGGTTAATTATATGGCGACGCGGACGGTCGAAGGAAGCTTGATCTCATCGTTTGCGGGCATTGCGTCCGGAATGCTTGGCGTTGGCGGCGGAATCATTAAAGTTGCCGCGATGAATTCACTCATGGGAATTCCGATGAAAGTCGCCGTCGCGACGAGCAAGTTTATGATCGGCGTTACCGCCGCAATCAGCGCTGTCGTCTATTTCATCGCGGGCGGAATAAACTTTTATGTCGTAGCTCCTGTCGCACTTGGAACGATGCTGGGCGCAACTCTAGGGAGCGCAGTGATGAACAAGCTCCGGAGCCGCGTGATCAAAACGATTTTCTTCGTTCTCATGCTCTATCTCGGCTATCAAATGCTCGCGAGAGGATTGTCGTCGGGTTTCGGCATTAATCTGCCGGGAACATTATGA
- a CDS encoding DUF1634 domain-containing protein → MRSHERQVAELDLSPDKSEVQFINRIVMFILSTGMYATVAFYLIGLFLLFTKGDPVPEISKQYFNSFGSFVSGIYSFNPRPFFYLGTISLILTPVSRVLISIFAFWKENDRKFVYVTAMVFLIILASIVVGSIFKINVG, encoded by the coding sequence TTGAGATCTCACGAACGGCAGGTTGCTGAACTGGACCTCAGTCCCGACAAATCCGAAGTCCAGTTCATTAATAGAATTGTCATGTTCATTCTTTCCACGGGTATGTACGCCACCGTTGCATTTTATCTAATCGGATTATTTCTACTTTTTACAAAAGGAGATCCGGTGCCCGAGATTTCCAAACAGTACTTCAACTCGTTCGGATCATTTGTCTCGGGCATTTACTCATTCAACCCGCGGCCGTTTTTTTATCTTGGCACAATCTCGCTTATTCTCACGCCGGTCAGCAGAGTATTGATTTCGATCTTTGCATTCTGGAAAGAGAATGATAGAAAATTTGTCTATGTAACTGCCATGGTCTTTCTGATAATCCTTGCGAGTATTGTGGTCGGAAGTATTTTTAAGATAAATGTCGGATGA
- the sppA gene encoding signal peptide peptidase SppA, translating into MKKSTKIFMWTIGIVLALGILMIVIIIMSGGGAEEGEYDLSGSGQRIAVVNITGTILSSRETVSTLKSLAESPNVSAILLRVDSPGGGVAASQEIYEEIKSIRDSGKPIVVSMGALAASGGYYVSCGASRIVANPGTVTGSIGVIATFPNFTKLMEKVGLQMNVVKSGEYKDAGSPFRPATKEDEEIFQNVVDDTYSQFLNVVSSERKLPLEKLRKFADGRVFTGVQALKLGLVDTLGSYEDAVNVAAKLAGVKGKPVVVEAHRQRTLADLIFGDLFSNLHFFEKDFIEQPILQYKMN; encoded by the coding sequence TTGAAGAAATCGACGAAAATATTCATGTGGACGATTGGGATCGTCCTTGCTTTAGGCATTCTGATGATTGTCATTATAATAATGTCGGGAGGCGGAGCCGAAGAAGGAGAGTACGATCTTTCCGGGAGCGGGCAGAGAATTGCCGTCGTAAATATTACAGGTACGATTTTGTCATCGAGAGAAACAGTCTCGACACTGAAGAGCCTCGCAGAAAGTCCGAATGTAAGCGCAATCCTTCTTCGCGTCGATAGTCCGGGCGGCGGAGTTGCGGCGAGCCAGGAAATTTATGAAGAGATAAAATCGATTCGCGATTCCGGAAAACCGATCGTTGTGTCGATGGGTGCTCTTGCTGCGAGCGGTGGCTACTACGTCAGCTGCGGTGCATCAAGAATCGTGGCCAATCCGGGTACGGTTACCGGAAGTATCGGAGTCATCGCAACGTTTCCGAATTTTACAAAGCTGATGGAGAAAGTTGGGTTGCAGATGAACGTTGTAAAGAGCGGGGAATATAAAGACGCCGGTTCTCCTTTTAGACCGGCGACTAAAGAGGACGAAGAAATTTTTCAGAATGTTGTGGACGACACCTACTCTCAATTTCTCAATGTAGTTTCGTCGGAAAGAAAACTCCCTCTCGAAAAACTGAGAAAGTTTGCCGATGGACGTGTCTTCACCGGCGTTCAAGCCTTGAAGCTGGGTCTGGTGGATACCCTCGGTTCTTATGAAGATGCGGTCAACGTTGCGGCGAAACTCGCGGGAGTGAAAGGGAAGCCGGTGGTCGTAGAAGCGCACAGACAAAGGACGCTTGCCGACCTTATCTTTGGGGATCTATTCTCGAATCTCCATTTCTTCGAGAAGGATTTCATCGAGCAGCCGATATTACAGTACAAAATGAATTAG
- a CDS encoding HU family DNA-binding protein gives MSVTKADIVEEIALQTGLTKIETMAVVEGFLASVRNSLAEGKTIEIRGFGSFKIRKRKGRMARNPKTGQAYPVKEQFVPYFKVSKEFKAFVDEHLGKNIPVEKETDGSHVAGEEAAQK, from the coding sequence ATGAGCGTTACTAAAGCTGATATTGTCGAAGAGATAGCTCTTCAAACCGGTCTTACGAAAATTGAAACCATGGCGGTTGTCGAAGGCTTCCTTGCATCGGTCAGGAATTCACTTGCAGAAGGAAAGACCATCGAGATAAGAGGATTCGGCAGTTTCAAAATCAGAAAGAGAAAGGGACGAATGGCGCGCAACCCCAAGACGGGACAGGCATATCCCGTCAAGGAGCAGTTTGTGCCGTACTTCAAAGTGTCGAAAGAATTCAAGGCATTTGTGGACGAGCATCTCGGGAAAAATATTCCCGTCGAAAAAGAAACGGATGGCTCGCATGTGGCCGGAGAGGAAGCGGCGCAGAAGTGA
- a CDS encoding tetratricopeptide repeat protein: MAPVNMPGPEPPRSVEASSRNEKRKEVKSQSSVARSQQKFRLTTTQVVSIVAAVLLGSILVYGIVSTKSVTPQQDNTAGLDAQQQATANQPSADVLHEIDRLRQVVDKNPDDLVSTLRLSNMLQDNGFYDQAVVYYKRYLAKIPDNVDARVDYGVTLFEGGHTQDAIEQLTQALKMNPRHQIGYYNLGIVYLNAGEFDKANAAFKKCVSLDPNSDIGKKAQQTLEQHANLKN, translated from the coding sequence GTGGCTCCTGTAAATATGCCTGGACCCGAACCACCCCGCTCGGTTGAAGCATCTTCCAGGAATGAAAAGCGCAAGGAGGTGAAATCGCAAAGTTCAGTGGCGCGATCACAGCAGAAATTTCGTCTCACCACGACACAGGTAGTATCTATCGTAGCCGCCGTACTGCTCGGGTCGATATTGGTTTACGGGATCGTGTCCACGAAATCGGTCACTCCGCAGCAGGATAACACGGCAGGTCTGGATGCGCAGCAGCAGGCAACGGCAAACCAGCCGAGCGCGGATGTGCTCCATGAAATAGATCGTTTGAGGCAAGTGGTCGACAAGAATCCTGATGATCTAGTCTCAACTCTTCGACTCTCCAATATGCTTCAGGACAACGGGTTCTACGATCAGGCGGTGGTTTATTACAAAAGATATCTCGCAAAAATTCCCGATAATGTTGATGCGAGAGTCGACTATGGGGTGACGCTTTTCGAAGGTGGTCATACTCAAGATGCAATCGAGCAGCTGACTCAGGCGCTGAAGATGAACCCGCGACATCAAATAGGTTATTATAATCTGGGCATTGTGTATTTGAATGCCGGAGAGTTTGACAAGGCGAATGCCGCTTTCAAGAAATGCGTTTCGCTGGATCCGAACAGCGACATCGGAAAAAAAGCTCAGCAAACGCTCGAACAACATGCAAACCTAAAAAATTAG
- a CDS encoding TrpB-like pyridoxal phosphate-dependent enzyme gives MKSKQVQNRIYLTEKEIPKKWYNITFNLKEKLLPPLDPQTRQPIGPDKLAAIFPQRLIEQEVYDKQFLKIPEDILKIYLKWRPTPLVRATRLEEMLETTAHIYYKNESVSPAGSHKPNTAVAQAYYNKLEGVKRLATETGAGQWGSALALACNYFDLGCKVFMVKSSYDQKPYRRSMMQLWGAEVTPSPSEETKSGKELLERDPNSPGSLGMAISEAVEVAASDPDTKYSLGSVLNHVLLHQTIIGEETIKQLEKIGEFPNIIIGCVGGGSNFGGFSFPFIREILEEKPRAKKMKVIAVEPAACPTMTRGVFTYDYGDTVGLTPLLPMHTLGHDFVPPAIHAGGLRYHGVSPLISALVNQKIIHPVSYSQNEVFDAAVKFARSEGIVPAPESSHAIRATIDEALRAKSEGKEEVIVFNLSGHGHFDMSAYDAYLQGRLEDTSLDEDELQKYLSQLKHQGIAD, from the coding sequence ATGAAATCGAAGCAAGTTCAAAACCGAATTTATTTGACAGAAAAAGAAATACCGAAGAAATGGTATAACATTACATTTAACTTGAAGGAGAAACTTCTTCCGCCTCTCGATCCACAGACGCGTCAGCCCATAGGGCCGGATAAGCTGGCGGCAATTTTCCCGCAGAGACTGATCGAGCAGGAAGTCTACGACAAGCAATTCTTGAAAATTCCGGAGGATATTCTGAAGATTTATTTGAAGTGGCGTCCGACTCCGCTTGTTCGGGCCACGAGACTCGAGGAGATGCTCGAGACGACGGCGCACATTTATTACAAGAATGAGTCGGTTAGTCCGGCGGGAAGCCATAAGCCTAACACAGCTGTCGCGCAGGCGTACTACAACAAGCTCGAAGGTGTCAAGCGTCTTGCTACCGAGACCGGCGCGGGTCAGTGGGGAAGTGCGCTTGCATTGGCGTGCAATTATTTTGATCTCGGGTGTAAAGTCTTCATGGTCAAATCATCGTACGACCAGAAGCCTTATCGTCGCAGCATGATGCAGCTCTGGGGAGCGGAAGTTACACCGAGTCCCAGCGAAGAGACGAAGTCCGGCAAGGAATTACTCGAAAGAGATCCGAACTCACCCGGCAGCCTCGGGATGGCCATCAGCGAGGCGGTTGAAGTGGCTGCGAGCGACCCCGATACGAAATATTCTTTGGGAAGTGTTTTGAACCATGTTCTTCTTCACCAGACGATCATAGGCGAAGAGACGATCAAACAGCTGGAGAAAATCGGAGAATTCCCGAATATTATAATCGGATGTGTGGGAGGGGGATCAAATTTCGGAGGGTTTTCATTCCCGTTCATACGCGAAATTCTGGAAGAGAAACCGCGTGCCAAGAAGATGAAAGTGATCGCAGTTGAGCCTGCCGCCTGTCCCACGATGACGCGCGGGGTTTTTACTTATGACTATGGCGACACCGTCGGTCTGACGCCGCTTCTTCCTATGCACACGCTCGGGCACGATTTTGTGCCTCCTGCGATTCACGCAGGCGGATTGAGGTATCATGGTGTATCGCCGCTCATATCCGCGCTGGTGAACCAGAAAATAATTCACCCGGTTTCATATTCTCAAAATGAAGTCTTCGATGCTGCCGTGAAATTTGCAAGGAGCGAAGGCATAGTACCTGCACCTGAATCGTCGCACGCGATCCGCGCAACGATCGACGAGGCTTTACGCGCAAAGTCCGAAGGAAAAGAAGAAGTCATAGTTTTCAATTTGTCCGGTCACGGTCACTTTGACATGAGCGCCTACGACGCTTACCTGCAGGGGCGGCTCGAGGATACTTCTCTCGATGAAGATGAGCTTCAGAAGTATTTGAGTCAGCTGAAGCATCAAGGGATCGCTGATTGA
- a CDS encoding YtxH domain-containing protein, whose amino-acid sequence MAHDDNGLTKGLLLGFIAGGVIGAVTALLLAPKSGKELRQDIKKKTDELKEVAQNQLQQAREKAGDLVNEGRKRSEEMISQAKQRAETLLSDAEKVIDQAKGEGSKLKAAFKAGADAFREERNKNS is encoded by the coding sequence ATGGCACACGACGACAACGGTTTGACCAAGGGTTTGTTGCTCGGCTTTATCGCGGGAGGCGTGATCGGGGCAGTGACCGCGTTACTGCTTGCGCCTAAGTCCGGAAAGGAACTTCGACAGGATATCAAAAAGAAAACAGACGAACTGAAAGAGGTTGCTCAAAATCAGCTCCAACAGGCGCGTGAAAAAGCCGGCGATCTTGTAAATGAGGGGAGAAAGCGCTCCGAAGAAATGATAAGCCAGGCAAAACAGCGAGCGGAGACTCTGCTGTCCGATGCCGAAAAAGTCATCGATCAGGCAAAGGGCGAAGGGAGCAAGCTGAAAGCAGCTTTCAAAGCCGGCGCGGATGCTTTTCGCGAAGAGAGAAACAAAAATAGTTAA
- a CDS encoding DUF948 domain-containing protein, which yields MTFVYIAASIALLSFAAASIYMIVLMKDAKQVLNQVEASVKEISDKSGPLLENSGVITGKIREIAENVDGEVTSLKGAMDSLVGAVDDLVEFERKIKSKIEGPILDTAGIVAGITRGIRTFLRVLKS from the coding sequence ATGACATTTGTTTATATAGCGGCTTCGATTGCTTTACTGTCATTCGCAGCCGCGAGCATCTACATGATAGTTCTCATGAAGGACGCCAAGCAAGTGCTCAATCAGGTAGAGGCTTCGGTCAAAGAAATATCCGATAAATCTGGCCCCCTTCTCGAGAATTCCGGAGTCATCACGGGAAAAATCAGAGAGATTGCCGAGAACGTCGACGGTGAAGTCACAAGTCTGAAGGGGGCTATGGATTCACTCGTCGGTGCAGTCGATGACCTTGTCGAGTTTGAGCGAAAAATCAAATCGAAAATCGAAGGACCAATCTTAGACACCGCGGGCATTGTTGCAGGAATTACAAGAGGAATAAGAACTTTCCTGCGGGTACTTAAAAGTTAA
- the fusA gene encoding elongation factor G → MKEYLSSNIRNVALVGHGAAGKTTFAEAVLYAAGVTSRMGSIAEGNTVSDYNHDEIEKKISISTSLLHVEWRDLKFNIVDPPGYPDFLGEVKAALRVSDAALIFVKAVEGIEVGTEIDWGFTKEYKNPSIFVINKVDAEHSSFKKVFQQIRDKLTHDAAVVQFPANEGLTADSVVDVLKLKLLKFDRNAKGKFTESEIPGTLKTEAEKYREELIEQLSETDEELLNTFLEKGELTEEQILSGLRKAIAERKIFPVFAVAGQQLVGVASILDFLADYAPSPDVVPQSIAYKAGNSKEEVKVPCSPGGDTALFTFKTISERNIGELSLFRVYSGIVMPGMDLVNQTNGKSERLGTLYVLNGKDRKEISKVIAGDIAAVVKLKDTHTNNTLSSKNFPVVLKKIEFPEPIMRVAIVSKNRHDEDKVASGLHALHEEDPTFLIEVDPELSQTVLSGQGETHLQVVTKRLKERYGVDVDMVEPDIPYRETIKGSIPDSEYKHKKQSGGRGQYGHVHLKIEHLPRGGGFEFVDAIVGGVVPGRFVPAVEKGVVEAMERGVVSGHKVVDVKVTLFDGTYHTVDSDEVSFKIAGSMAFRKGFKEAKPILLEPIYELEVVVPDEHMGDIMGDISGRRGKIMGMEAEGSNQKVRAQVPLKELYKYANVVRSMTQGRGVFKQKFSHYEEVPKEVAEKIISEAQKDKVEQE, encoded by the coding sequence ATGAAGGAGTATCTTTCATCAAATATAAGAAATGTTGCCCTGGTAGGCCATGGCGCTGCAGGCAAGACCACCTTCGCGGAGGCTGTGCTTTATGCGGCCGGCGTCACGAGCCGGATGGGTTCAATCGCTGAAGGGAACACGGTTTCAGATTACAACCACGATGAGATTGAAAAGAAAATCTCGATAAGCACGTCGCTTCTTCATGTTGAATGGCGGGATTTGAAGTTTAATATAGTTGACCCGCCAGGCTACCCGGATTTCCTGGGTGAAGTGAAAGCGGCTTTAAGAGTTTCCGACGCTGCCCTGATTTTCGTCAAAGCCGTCGAAGGTATTGAGGTCGGGACGGAAATCGATTGGGGATTTACCAAGGAATATAAAAACCCGTCGATCTTTGTCATCAATAAAGTAGATGCCGAACACTCAAGCTTCAAAAAGGTTTTTCAGCAGATTCGGGATAAATTAACCCACGATGCCGCAGTGGTACAATTCCCGGCGAACGAGGGATTGACTGCAGACAGCGTGGTTGATGTTTTGAAATTGAAGCTGTTAAAGTTTGATCGAAACGCAAAGGGGAAGTTTACCGAGAGTGAAATTCCGGGTACTCTGAAAACTGAGGCGGAAAAATATCGCGAGGAGCTGATCGAGCAGCTTTCTGAAACGGATGAGGAATTGCTGAATACCTTTCTAGAAAAGGGTGAACTTACTGAAGAACAAATATTGTCGGGGTTGAGGAAGGCAATTGCAGAGCGAAAGATTTTTCCCGTGTTCGCGGTTGCAGGCCAGCAGCTCGTTGGTGTAGCTTCGATTCTCGATTTCCTGGCTGATTACGCTCCTTCGCCTGATGTCGTGCCGCAGAGTATTGCGTATAAGGCGGGAAATTCTAAAGAGGAAGTGAAAGTTCCATGCAGCCCCGGCGGCGACACCGCACTTTTTACATTCAAGACAATTTCTGAGCGCAACATAGGTGAGCTTTCTTTGTTCAGAGTATATTCGGGAATAGTCATGCCGGGTATGGATCTGGTGAATCAAACGAATGGAAAGAGCGAACGGCTCGGAACGTTGTACGTGCTGAACGGAAAAGATCGGAAAGAAATTTCGAAAGTAATAGCCGGTGATATCGCTGCGGTTGTCAAGCTGAAGGATACCCACACCAACAATACGCTTAGCAGCAAGAATTTTCCAGTAGTGCTGAAAAAAATAGAATTTCCTGAGCCGATAATGCGCGTGGCAATCGTCTCCAAGAACAGGCATGACGAGGACAAAGTCGCTTCAGGACTGCACGCGCTTCACGAAGAAGATCCCACGTTTCTCATTGAAGTCGATCCTGAATTGAGCCAGACTGTTCTTAGCGGACAGGGTGAGACGCATTTACAGGTCGTGACCAAGCGGCTCAAAGAGCGCTATGGCGTCGATGTCGACATGGTCGAACCGGATATCCCTTACCGCGAGACTATCAAAGGTTCCATCCCCGACTCTGAATACAAACATAAGAAGCAATCGGGCGGACGCGGCCAGTACGGTCACGTACATTTAAAGATAGAGCATCTGCCGCGCGGCGGCGGATTCGAGTTCGTCGATGCGATTGTGGGTGGAGTTGTGCCGGGAAGGTTTGTTCCCGCCGTTGAGAAAGGTGTCGTTGAGGCAATGGAGCGCGGCGTGGTGTCGGGTCATAAAGTTGTCGACGTAAAAGTGACTTTGTTTGACGGGACATATCATACCGTAGACTCGGATGAGGTCTCTTTCAAGATAGCCGGTTCGATGGCATTCAGAAAAGGCTTCAAGGAAGCCAAACCGATCCTCTTGGAACCAATTTATGAACTCGAAGTGGTCGTGCCGGATGAGCATATGGGAGACATAATGGGCGACATCTCCGGCAGGCGCGGGAAGATCATGGGAATGGAAGCGGAAGGAAGTAATCAAAAGGTTCGTGCACAGGTTCCGCTGAAAGAGCTGTACAAATACGCGAACGTGGTGAGAAGCATGACTCAGGGACGCGGCGTCTTCAAGCAGAAATTCTCCCACTATGAAGAAGTTCCGAAAGAGGTTGCCGAGAAGATTATCTCCGAAGCACAAAAGGACAAAGTAGAACAAGAGTAA
- a CDS encoding HIT domain-containing protein → MQRLWSPWRSKYIESISEKNDGTQKKCIFCEKFSEHDDEKSLVVYRGSLSAIVMNLYPYNSGHLMVVPFAHKGDFEDLTDEENADVMRQVRLAVKLLRMTCHPDGFNFGANLGKVSGAGIAEHVHFHVVPRWNGDTNFMTVLDDTKIISEELQDTYKKFKAALAAMKP, encoded by the coding sequence ATGCAGCGTTTGTGGTCGCCGTGGCGATCAAAATATATTGAATCGATCTCTGAAAAGAATGACGGAACGCAGAAGAAGTGTATCTTCTGCGAAAAGTTTTCAGAACACGATGACGAAAAAAGTCTCGTCGTCTATCGAGGGAGCCTTTCGGCGATTGTAATGAACCTTTATCCGTACAACAGCGGCCATCTGATGGTTGTCCCGTTCGCTCACAAGGGAGACTTCGAGGATTTAACGGATGAAGAAAATGCGGATGTGATGAGACAGGTGAGATTAGCGGTCAAACTGCTTCGGATGACCTGCCATCCGGATGGATTCAATTTCGGCGCGAATCTTGGGAAGGTCAGCGGCGCTGGGATCGCAGAGCACGTGCACTTCCATGTTGTACCACGATGGAACGGCGACACCAACTTCATGACGGTTCTTGACGACACCAAGATCATCTCTGAGGAGCTTCAGGACACGTACAAAAAGTTCAAGGCTGCTCTCGCCGCAATGAAGCCTTAG